One window of the Solanum stenotomum isolate F172 chromosome 11, ASM1918654v1, whole genome shotgun sequence genome contains the following:
- the LOC125843606 gene encoding DIS3-like exonuclease 2: MGVLVAESGENQNQTAVVVDKKKNRRSRRSKQNSPPTASSSLTGCLGESNFKGGVPILNHEGSKEFSLPRASDIAFTSLPTMRLNEQAAETESLPVQLTFSPGVGGQVYSGSCPDYIAYGDQSITSYPQRKYFSSHWPAEAVHKALERGHVFKALFRVNAHNRLEAYCKVDSVRTDVLISGVAAQNRAVEGDIVAVEVDPPSLWTRMKGYTGSVESSALVDDGMLESDNSDFVRESCKGKNKVDTDYEFSSFGKCSSPLESVLGYRSGQSFGDISHPEEKVPAENDYVNRHNMTAPKPSMVGCYSEINDAMHATERLSAVVDSFPSKRPTGRVVAILEGSPRRDTIVGFLNVKKWMWSREGNKKDLKKNKYLSTALNCQYLLLTPNDPRLPKMMVPFKSLPDLILKRLEAGDVAVEMDLVAARIADWAEENYIPEAHVTDIFGRGGELEPQLAATLYENAIDSSEFCQQTLSCLPSIPWEIPKEELQSRRDIRNLCVFTIDPATATDLDDALSVERLPDGIFRVGVHIADVSYFVLPDSALDENAQARSTSVYLLQSKLPMLPPLLSENLGSLKPGVDRLAFSIFWDINQSGEFIQRWIGRTIIQSCCKLSYDHAQDIIDGLLDNPSSYKGEHSWPVLHGLFKWSDVVTSVKNLYEISKILKKKRFEDGALSLESPKIVFLFDEEGIPYDSVLSGRKESNMLVEEFMLLANRTAAEVITRAYPSSALLRRHPEPNLRKLREFESFCSKHGLRLDTTSSGQIHNSLECIRRELADDSVLTDILMSYAARPMQLATYFCSGDVEDENDRGHYALAIPLYTHFTSPLRRYPDILVHRMLAAAVEAEEVYLKLKLLQNPDQGEMRRQRCLTDVYFNKDAIESPEAQEALSAAASKYKAPCAETLADIASHCNERKLACRHVKDAMEKLYMWVLLKRKEILFSEARVMGLGPRFMSLYIHKLATEQRIYYDEVEGLTVEWLEATSTLVLSPSTNKRFNRRGSPGKCRSLEEVALILSPCELNQELDLCGPNNREGSGVLQIGNASKSCLPGIPKIEPAVFPVTLRLLSTITVALHAIGGGYGPLDIGARLFISSYFK, encoded by the exons ATGGGTGTACTGGTTGCGGAGTCTGGGGAAAATCAGAATCAGACTGCTGTAGTTGTTGATAAGAAGAAAAACCGTCGATCTAGACGATCTAAGCAAAATTCTCCTCCAACAG CAAGTAGTTCGCTGACTGGCTGTCTTGGGGAATCAAATTTTAAGGGAGGTGTTCCCATCTTGAATCATGAAGGATCTAAAGAGTTTTCATTGCCTAGAGCATCAGACATTGCCTTTACTTCCTTGCCCACAATGCGTTTAAATGAACAGGCAGCAGAGACTGAAAGTCTCCCTGTGCAGCTAACGTTTTCACCGGGTGTTGGTGGACAAGTATATTCAGGTTCATGCCCAGACTATATTGCTTATGGTGACCAGTCAATTACTTCTTACCCACAgaggaaatatttttcttcacatTGGCCAGCAGAAGCCGTTCATAAAGCACTGGAG AGGGGTCATGTCTTTAAAGCATTATTTCGTGTCAATGCCCACAATAGACTTGAG GCCTATTGTAAAGTTGATAGTGTGCGAACAGATGTTCTTATTAGTGGAGTTGCAGCTCAAAACAGAGCC GTTGAAGGAGACATTGTTGCTGTTGAAGTTgatcctccttctctttggacTAGAATGAAAGGATATACAGGTAGTGTTGAGAGTTCCGCATTGGTAGACGATGGTATGTTGGAGTCTGACAATTCAGACTTTGTCAGAGAGAGTTGCAAAGGGAAGAACAAGGTAGACACAGATTATGAGTTCAGTAGTTTTGGAAAGTGTTCTAGCCCCTTGGAAAGTGTGTTAGGTTATAGAAGTGGGCAGTCCTTTGGAGACATTTCACATCCTGAAGAAAAGGTACCTGCGGAGAATGATTATGTCAATAGACATAATATGACTGCTCCGAAACCTTCCATGGTTGGGTGCTATAGTGAAATAAATGATGCTATGCATGCAACAGAGAGATTGTCAGCTGTTGTGGATTCATTCCCATCTAAACGACCAACAGGCAGGGTTGTGGCTATCCTTGAGGGGTCACCTCGTCGGGACACTATTGTCGGTTTTCTCAATGTCAAGAAGTGGATGTGGAGTAGAGAAGGTAACAAAAAGGACTTGAAGAAGAATAAATATTTATCGACTGCCTTGAACTGTCAATATCTCTTGTTAACACCAAATGATCCTCGGCTTCCGAAAATGATGGTGCCGTTTAAGAGCCTGCCAGACCTCATTTTGAAAAGATTGGAAGCTGGTGATGTGGCAGTGGAGATGGACCTAGTAGCCGCACGGATTGCAGACTGGGCAGAAGAGAACTATATCCCAGAAGCTCATGTCACTGACATATTTGGACGAGGTGGAGAACTGGAGCCACAGCTTGCTGCAACCTTATACGAAAATGCAATTGATTCTTCAGAATTCTGTCAACAGACCCTATCATGTCTTCCAAGTATCCCATGGGAAATACCTAAAGAGGAGCTTCAGAGTAGAAGAGACATCAGAAATTTGTGTGTTTTTACAATTGACCCTGCTACTGCCACCGATCTTGATGATGCACTGTCTGTTGAAAGGTTGCCTGACGGTATTTTTAGAGTTGGGGTCCATATAGCTGATGTCTCATACTTTGTTCTACCAGACTCGGCTTTAGATGAAAATGCCCAAGCGAGGTCAACAAGTGTGTATTTGTTGCAAAGTAAATTGCCAATGTTGCCCCCATTGCTCTCTGAGAATCTGGGTTCGCTTAAACCTGGTGTGGACAGACTtgctttttctattttttgggACATCAATCAATCTGGGGAATTTATTCAGCGCTGGATTGGCCGCACTATAATTCAATCTTGTTGCAAGCTCTCGTATGATCATGCTCAGGATATTATTGATGGGTTGCTTGATAATCCAAGTTCTTATAAAGGAGAACATTCTTGGCCAGTGTTACATGGCCTTTTTAAATGGTCTGATGTTGTTACATCTGTCAAGAACCTTTATGAAATCTCtaaaatcttgaagaaaaagaggttTGAAGATGGGGCTCTGTCACTCGAAAGTCCCAAAATAGTTTTCTTATTTGATGAAGAAGGGATACCTTATGATAGTGTGCTCAGTGGAAGGAAGGAGTCAAACATGCTTGTTGAGGAGTTTATGCTTTTGGCCAACAGGACAGCTGCTGAAGTTATAACTAGAGCTTATCCTTCCAGTGCACTATTGCGAAGGCACCCTGAACCCAACCTGCGTAAGCTCAGAGAGTTTGAGTCCTTCTGCTCTAAACATGGTCTGAGATTGGACACTACTTCTTCTGGCCAGATTCATAATTCGTTGGAGTGCATTAGACGAGAGCTTGCGGATGATTCTGTGTTAACAGATATTCTTATGTCTTACGCTGCAAGACCCATGCAATTGGCAACTTACTTCTGCAGTGGCGATGTAGAAGATGAAAATGATAGGGGTCATTATGCCCTTGCTATTCCTTTATACACACACTTTACTTCTCCGCTCCGGCGCTATCCGGATATTCTGGTGCATCGGATGCTTGCTGCAGCTGTAGAAGCTGAAGAGGTGTATCTGAAGCTCAAGTTGTTGCAAAATCCAGATCAGGGAGAAATGAGACGCCAAAGATGTTTGACCGATGTATACTTCAATAAAGATGCAATTGAATCACCTGAAGCTCAAGAAGCATTATCTGCAGCAGCATCAAAATATAAGGCTCCCTGTGCAGAAACTCTTGCTGATATTGCTTCCCATTGCAATGAAAGAAAGTTGGCTTGCAGGCACGTGAAAGATGCTATGGAGAAACTCTACATGTGGGTACTTCTAAAAAGAAAGGAG ATATTGTTCTCAGAAGCAAGAGTTATGGGTTTGGGACCGCGATTCATGTCATTATACATCCACAAGCTTGCT ACTGAACAGCGCATATATTATGATGAAGTTGAGGGACTGACTGTGGAGTGGCTTGAGGCTACTTCAACATTGGTACTTAGTCCGTCTACAAATAAGCGCTTTAACAGGAGGGGTAGTCCAGGGAAGTGCAGATCACTTGAAGAAGTAGCACTCATTCTTAGCCCATGTGAACTGAACCAAGAACTGGATTTGTGTGGACCAAATAATCGGGAAGGGAGCGGTGTGTTACAAATTGGAAATGCTTCAAAATCTTGTCTTCCTGGTATACCAAAGATCGAACCTGCTGTTTTCCCTGTGACTCTGCGACTTCTTTCAACAATCACTGTTGCTCTTCACGCTATTGGAGGAGGGTATGGCCCCCTTGATATTGGGGCAAGGCTGTTTATTAGTTCATATTTCAAGTAA